The Juglans microcarpa x Juglans regia isolate MS1-56 chromosome 2S, Jm3101_v1.0, whole genome shotgun sequence genome has a window encoding:
- the LOC121253473 gene encoding uncharacterized protein LOC121253473, whose translation MADGQHDAPLRTLKDYVRPVVNNNYLDIRRQTNNFELKPASISMMQQAQFSGLPLDDLNIHLAMFLEICDTDWLQVQMFYNGLNGQTRTIVDVASGGTLMLKTAEGATYLLEEMASNNYQWPTERTMAKKVTGIHELKPLADLSAQVLQTQTH comes from the exons ATGGCTGACGGACAACATGATGCACCGCTACGCACCTTGAAGGATTATGTGCGGCCAGTTGTGAATAACAACTACTTGGATATAAGACGCCAGACCAACAACTTTGAGCTCAAACCAGCCTCGATCAGCATGATGCAACAAGCCCAATTTAGCGGATTGCCACTTGATGATCTCAATATTCATTTGGCGATGTTCTTGGAGATTTGTGACACT GATTGGTTGCAAGTTCAGATGTTCTATAATGGGTTAAATGGGCAAACTCGGACCATAGTTGATGTTGCTTCTGGTGGAACTTTGATGTTAAAGACAGCTGAGGGTGCTACctatcttttggaagaaatggcctcaaacaactatcaatggCCAACTGAAAGAACTATGGCTAAGAAAGTTACTGGGATTCATGAATTGAAGCCGTTAGCAGACCTTTCAGCTCAAGTATTACAAACACAAACCCACTAA
- the LOC121252474 gene encoding dnaJ protein ERDJ2A-like, producing the protein MAASEENSALFPIFILTIMALPLVPYTILKLCRAASKKTKSIHCHCSECSRSGKYRKSIFKRISNFSTCSNLTLILLWIIMIVLVYYIKNMSREIQVFEPFSILGLEPGASESEIKKAYRRISIQYHPDKNPDPEAHKYFVDFISKAYQALTDPISRENFEKYGHPDGRQGFQMGIALPKFLLDIDGASGGILLLWIVGVCILLPLVIAVVYLSRSSKYTGNYVMHQTLTAYYYLMKPSLAPSKVMDVFIKAAEYMEIPVRRTDNEPLQKLFMLVRSELNLDLKNIKQEQAKFWKQHPSLVKTELLLQAQLTRESAALPPSLQGDFRRVLELAPRLLEELMKMALIPRTAQGHGWLRPAIGVVELSQCIIQSVPLSSRKAIGGSSEGIAPFLQLPHFSEAVIKKIARKKVRTFQELQDMSLHERAELLAQVAGFSPDSVLDVEMVLEMMPTITIEVTCETEGEEGIQEGDIVTVHAWITLKRVNGLIGALPHAPYYPFHKEENFWFLLADPVSNNVWFYQKVSFMDEAAAITASSKSIEETMEGSGANLRETSVAVRDAVEKVKAGSRLVMGKFQAPSEGNYNLTCYCLCDTWIGCDKRTNLKLKILKRTRAGTRGGLVAEEGPILEEGIEEEENEEEEYEDYESEYSEDEADGQDTKMKGPAANGTVNKGGLSSEGSGTDEE; encoded by the exons ATGGCTGCTTCAGAGGAGAATAGTGCATTGTTTCCAATTTTCATTCTGACAATAATGGCCTTGCCATTGGTGCCTTATACAATTCTGAAGTTATGCCGAGCTGCctcaaagaaaacaaagagtaTACACTGCCATTGCTCTGAATGTTCTCGTTCTGGGAAGTACCGCAAATCGATATTTAAGCGG ATTTCAAACTTCTCAACTTGTAGTAACCTCACCCTGATATTGCTTTGGATCATAATGATTGTCCTGGTTTATTACATTAAAAATATGAGTCGCGAG ATTCAAGTTTTTGAGCCTTTCAGCATTCTTGGATTGGAACCTGGGGCTTCCGAATCAGAAATAAAGAAAGCATATAGAAGAATATCTATTCAGTACCATCCTGATAAAAACCCTGATCCAG AGGCACACAAGTATTTTGTGGATTTTATATCAAAGGCTTATCAGGCACTGACAGATCCAATATCACgtgagaattttgagaaatatggCCATCCAGATGGCAGGCAG GGTTTTCAAATGGGCATAGCTCTCCCTAAGTTCTTGCTAGATATTGATGGGGCGTCTGGTGGAATACTTCTTCTTTGGATAGTTGGTGTGTGTATTCTGTTGCCTTTAGTGATAGCTGTTGTCTATCTCTCGAGGTCTTCCAAATATACTGGAAATTATGTGATGCATCAAACACTGACAGCATATTATTACTTGATGAAACCTTCTTTGGCCCCAAG CAAGGTTATGGATGTCTTTATAAAGGCTGCTGAATATATGGAAATTCCAGTTCGTAGGACTGATAATGAGCCCCTCCAGAAGTTATTCATGTTGGTCAGGAGTGAATTGAATCTGGACCTTAAAAACATTAAGCAAGAGCAAGCTAAGTTTTGGAAGCAGCATCCATCACTAGTTAAG ACAGAATTGTTACTTCAGGCTCAATTAACTCGTGAATCAGCAGCCTTGCCTCCATCTTTGCAAGGTGATTTCAGACGGGTACTAGAACTTGCGCCTCGCCTTCTTGAAGAATTAATGAAG ATGGCACTTATACCGCGCACAGCACAGGGGCATGGCTGGCTGAGGCCTGCAATTGGTGTAGTGGAGCTTTCTCAATGTATCATTCAG TCTGTTCCGCTCAGCTCAAGGAAGGCAATTGGAGGGTCTTCTGAAGGCATTGCACCCTTTCTGCAGCTGCCGCATTTCAGTGAAGCTGTTATAAAAAAGATAGCCCGCAAA AAGGTGAGAACGTTTCAGGAGCTTCAGGACATGAGTTTGCATGAACGTGCTGAGCTGCTTGCTCAGGTAGCTGGATTCTCGCCTGACTCTGTACTAGATGTTGAGATGGTGCTGGAAATGATGCCTACTATAACAATTGAAGTTACATGCGAGACTGAAGGTGAAGAGGGTATACAAGAGGGTGACATTGTCACGGTCCATGCTTGGATAACACTCAAACGTGTTAACGGCCTGATAGGTGCACTTCCCCATGCCCCTTATTACCCATTTCACAAGGAAGAGAACTTCTGGTTTTTGCTTGCAGACCCTGTTTCAAATAACGTGTGGTTTTACCAGAAGGTTAGTTTTATGGATGAAGCTGCGGCTATAACTGCCTCTTCAAAATCAATTGAGGAGACAATGGAGGGATCGGGAGCAAATTTAAGGGAGACCAGTGTAGCTGTAAGAGATGCAGTTGAGAAGGTGAAAGCTGGGTCTAGATTGGTGATGGGAAAGTTCCAAGCCCCATCAGAGGGGAATTACAATTTGACTTGTTACTGCTTGTGTGATACATGGATCGGCTGTGACAAAAGGACTAACTTGAAACTGAAGATTTTGAAACGGACTAGAGCTGGCACCCGAGGTGGCCTCGTTGCCGAAGAGGGACCCATCTTGGAGGAAGggattgaagaagaagagaatgaagaagAGGAATATGAAGATTATGAGAGCGAGTACAGTGAAGATGAGGCAGATGGACAAGATACTAAAATGAAAGGCCCTGCTGCCAATGGTACAGTGAATAAAGGAGGCTTGAGCTCAGAAGGTTCAGGCACAGATGAAGAGTGA